In Holophagales bacterium, one DNA window encodes the following:
- the radA gene encoding DNA repair protein RadA, producing the protein MAASHTVYVCQACGHQSAKWLGRCPECDHWGGLVEEVRLAPAKTAKGRAAVGGGARVQALSEVEQDSVVRFASGIPLLDRVLGGGIVSGGVVLLAGEPGIGKSTLLLQVADALAREGLTTLYASAEESPRQLRLRAERLGCAASGVLVAGETGLEPLLAAVESQGPRVLLVDSIQALRSAELDSPPGSVGQVRHCANRLVELAKRSGVALFLVGHVTKEGTIAGPKSLEHLVDTVLSFEGEHTGEYRLVRATKNRFGPTGEVALFEMHDAGLIPLADASRVLLARRRQGAPGSAVAACLQGARPLLVEVQALVVPTSFPAPRRMAVGLDTNRTILLVAVLERFADLGLADRDVFLNVVGGLSLREPATDLAVSAALASAVSGRALPADAVFLGEVGLLGEVRPVSQIEARLREAAALTFRRAFLPKGSAPGKPPVGIRIVEVEDVGEMVARVWAT; encoded by the coding sequence GTGGCCGCTTCTCACACGGTCTACGTCTGCCAGGCTTGCGGCCACCAGTCGGCCAAGTGGCTGGGACGCTGCCCGGAGTGCGACCACTGGGGAGGGCTCGTCGAGGAGGTGCGCCTCGCTCCGGCCAAGACGGCGAAGGGCCGGGCGGCCGTCGGTGGCGGTGCGCGAGTGCAGGCCCTGAGCGAGGTGGAGCAGGACTCCGTCGTGCGATTCGCCAGTGGGATCCCGTTGCTCGATCGCGTGCTCGGGGGGGGCATCGTCTCGGGCGGCGTCGTTCTGCTCGCCGGCGAGCCGGGAATCGGCAAGTCGACGCTTCTGCTCCAGGTGGCCGACGCGCTCGCGCGCGAGGGCCTGACGACACTCTACGCCTCGGCCGAGGAGTCGCCGCGCCAGTTGCGCCTGCGCGCCGAGCGGCTCGGCTGTGCGGCATCCGGAGTCCTGGTTGCCGGCGAGACGGGGCTCGAGCCCCTGCTCGCGGCGGTCGAGTCGCAGGGGCCGCGGGTGCTGCTCGTCGACTCGATCCAGGCGCTGCGAAGCGCCGAGCTCGACAGCCCGCCGGGCTCGGTCGGCCAGGTGCGCCACTGTGCCAACCGGCTGGTCGAGCTCGCCAAGCGCTCCGGCGTCGCCCTCTTCCTCGTCGGACACGTGACGAAGGAGGGGACGATCGCCGGCCCGAAGTCGCTCGAGCATCTCGTCGACACGGTGCTCTCGTTCGAGGGCGAGCACACCGGCGAGTACCGCTTGGTGCGGGCGACGAAGAACCGCTTCGGTCCGACCGGAGAGGTGGCGCTCTTCGAGATGCACGACGCCGGCCTGATCCCGCTCGCCGACGCCTCCCGGGTCCTTCTCGCACGGCGGCGGCAAGGGGCCCCGGGGTCGGCCGTCGCGGCCTGCCTGCAGGGCGCCCGGCCGCTGCTGGTCGAAGTCCAGGCGCTGGTCGTGCCGACGAGCTTCCCGGCGCCGCGGCGGATGGCGGTGGGGCTCGACACGAATCGCACGATCCTCCTCGTGGCCGTGCTCGAGCGCTTCGCCGATCTCGGCCTGGCCGACCGCGACGTCTTCCTCAACGTCGTCGGTGGGCTCTCGCTGCGCGAGCCGGCGACCGATCTCGCCGTCTCGGCGGCGCTGGCCTCGGCGGTGAGTGGTCGAGCCCTGCCCGCCGATGCCGTCTTTCTCGGCGAGGTCGGTCTGCTCGGCGAGGTGCGGCCGGTCTCGCAGATCGAGGCGAGGTTGCGCGAAGCCGCCGCCCTGACGTTTCGCCGCGCCTTCCTGCCGAAGGGCAGCGCGCCGGGCAAGCCGCCGGTCGGGATCCGGATCGTCGAGGTCGAGGATGTCGGCGAAATGGTTGCCCGGGTCTGGGCGACCTGA
- a CDS encoding MCE family protein, whose translation MPQAVRVGIFMTLCLVVVAWLIMRIEDIHLWGEKGQRYDAIFDSVAGLDDKAAVRIAGVRIGRVDGIRLESRRARVSLLLDSGIVLGEGTRAAIANMGLLGDKYVELDPGPDGAPRLAPGATLPGDTPFSFDQAMAKLNEVGDSIKSVTSSLTGGPGGSGGAGIGDLVASLKQTADEIRALVAANRESVTGTVRNFEKFSATLATDLPRLSAQIERVLAQVEAVVADNRGNLKDSMANIKDLTTRVQTSVDNLNDITGKISRGEGTIGKLVNSDQAHNELVSALGSVEKGVNSLTDTLGRVQKLKLDLGMEGIYLEGLEDSRTAFRVDVKPQGEESPRLYRVELVSDPRGRLYDKTETVTVTHPDGTSETTTSQRVTRDRRRNGVSALFGLPFAERRGTLWAGMIESTGGVRADYGVIDRKLLLSFEAFDFSRENNLDPHLRLTTTWRFHPNLYLMGGYDDFLAKEYKSFFVGGGITWTDDDLKYLLGSVPKF comes from the coding sequence ATGCCACAGGCCGTTCGCGTCGGCATCTTCATGACTCTCTGCCTGGTCGTCGTCGCCTGGCTGATCATGCGCATCGAGGACATCCACCTGTGGGGCGAGAAGGGGCAGCGCTACGACGCCATCTTCGACTCGGTGGCCGGGCTCGACGACAAGGCGGCGGTGCGCATCGCCGGCGTGCGGATCGGACGGGTCGACGGCATCCGCCTCGAATCGCGGCGGGCGCGCGTGTCGCTGTTGCTCGACAGCGGGATCGTCCTCGGCGAGGGGACGCGCGCCGCCATTGCCAACATGGGGCTGCTCGGAGACAAGTACGTCGAGCTCGACCCGGGCCCTGACGGCGCTCCGCGTCTCGCGCCGGGCGCGACGCTTCCGGGCGACACGCCGTTCTCGTTCGATCAGGCGATGGCCAAGCTCAACGAGGTGGGGGACTCGATCAAGTCGGTGACCTCGTCGCTGACCGGTGGCCCCGGCGGGTCGGGCGGTGCCGGGATCGGCGACCTGGTGGCGAGTCTCAAGCAGACCGCCGACGAGATCCGCGCCCTGGTGGCCGCCAACCGCGAGTCGGTCACGGGGACGGTGCGCAACTTCGAGAAGTTCAGCGCCACGCTGGCCACCGACCTGCCGCGCCTCTCGGCCCAGATCGAGCGGGTGCTCGCCCAGGTCGAGGCGGTGGTCGCCGACAATCGGGGCAACCTGAAGGACTCGATGGCCAACATCAAGGACCTCACGACGCGGGTCCAGACGTCGGTCGACAACCTCAACGACATCACCGGCAAGATCTCGCGCGGCGAAGGGACGATCGGCAAGCTGGTCAACAGCGACCAGGCGCACAACGAACTGGTGTCGGCGCTCGGCAGCGTCGAGAAGGGCGTCAACTCGCTGACCGACACCCTCGGCCGGGTGCAGAAGCTCAAGCTCGACCTGGGGATGGAGGGGATCTACCTCGAAGGTCTCGAGGATTCGCGCACCGCCTTCCGCGTCGACGTCAAACCGCAGGGTGAAGAGAGTCCGCGGCTCTATCGCGTCGAGCTGGTAAGCGATCCGCGAGGGCGCCTCTACGACAAGACCGAGACCGTCACGGTCACCCACCCGGACGGCACCAGCGAGACCACGACCTCGCAGCGCGTGACGCGCGACCGGCGGCGCAACGGCGTGTCCGCGCTCTTCGGCCTGCCCTTCGCCGAACGCCGCGGCACGCTCTGGGCGGGCATGATCGAGTCGACCGGCGGCGTGCGTGCCGACTACGGCGTCATCGACCGCAAGCTCCTGCTCTCCTTCGAAGCGTTCGACTTCTCGCGCGAGAACAACCTCGACCCGCACTTGCGGCTGACGACGACCTGGCGCTTCCATCCCAACCTGTACCTGATGGGCGGGTACGACGACTTCCTCGCCAAGGAGTACAAGTCGTTCTTCGTCGGCGGCGGCATCACCTGGACCGACGACGACCTGAAGTATCTGCTCGGCTCCGTGCCGAAGTTCTGA
- a CDS encoding ABC transporter ATP-binding protein, with amino-acid sequence MTVPGNVQIRLRGVTKSFGERRVLDGLDLDVYEGESLVVIGGSGTGKSVLLKHIIGLLAPDAGTVEVDGVRIHDLDYRQMPEFRRRFGMAFQEGALFDSMNVWENVAFPLRRARWERERIAARVAECLEMVHLEGAERKMPSQLSGGMRRRVGFARAIALGPRILLFDEPTTGLDPVIKAVIDQVIVDVRKRLGSTTVTISHDMKSTFRIADRIGMLYQGHIIAIGTPDEIRGCADPRVQQFIEGRADGPLSD; translated from the coding sequence ATGACCGTACCTGGAAACGTGCAGATCCGCCTGCGGGGCGTCACCAAGAGCTTCGGCGAGCGCCGTGTCCTCGATGGCCTCGACCTCGACGTCTACGAAGGCGAGTCCCTGGTGGTCATCGGCGGCTCAGGCACCGGCAAGAGCGTGCTGCTCAAGCACATCATCGGGCTGTTGGCGCCCGATGCGGGGACCGTCGAGGTCGACGGCGTCCGCATCCACGACCTCGACTATCGGCAGATGCCGGAGTTCCGGCGGCGCTTCGGCATGGCGTTCCAGGAAGGGGCGCTCTTCGACTCGATGAACGTCTGGGAGAACGTCGCCTTCCCCCTGCGCCGCGCCCGCTGGGAGCGCGAGCGCATCGCCGCACGGGTCGCCGAATGTCTGGAGATGGTCCATCTCGAGGGCGCCGAGCGCAAGATGCCGTCCCAGCTCTCCGGCGGCATGCGGCGGCGCGTCGGCTTCGCGCGCGCCATCGCGCTCGGGCCGCGCATCCTCCTGTTCGACGAGCCGACCACCGGACTCGATCCGGTGATCAAGGCGGTGATCGACCAGGTGATCGTCGACGTGCGCAAGCGACTCGGCTCGACGACGGTGACCATCTCGCACGACATGAAGAGCACCTTCCGCATTGCCGACCGCATCGGCATGCTCTACCAGGGTCACATCATCGCCATCGGCACCCCGGACGAGATCCGCGGCTGTGCGGACCCGCGCGTCCAGCAGTTCATCGAAGGGCGGGCCGACGGCCCGCTCTCCGACTAG
- a CDS encoding ABC transporter permease, with amino-acid sequence MSYFTEKIEQFFLEVGRFFVILWRVVAWTFRPPYDLRQLLNQMTRVGIDSVPVVMLTAVFTGMVMALQTFSTLKRFNAEGYVGSLVALSMVRELSPVLSALIMAGRCGSAMGAELGTMRVTEQIDALEVQATDPIHYLMVPRVWATTIMLPMLVGLANAVGIAGGYVVSVILFGANPVTYLDNTFQFMDYDDVTSGLIKAAVFGALIALVGCQKGYFTTGGAEGVGRSTTRAVVLASIAILISDFFLTKLLY; translated from the coding sequence ATGAGCTATTTCACCGAGAAGATCGAACAGTTCTTCCTCGAAGTCGGGCGGTTCTTCGTCATCCTCTGGCGCGTCGTCGCCTGGACCTTTCGTCCGCCCTACGACCTGCGACAGTTGCTGAACCAGATGACCCGGGTGGGAATCGACTCGGTCCCGGTCGTCATGCTGACCGCCGTCTTCACCGGCATGGTCATGGCACTCCAGACCTTCTCGACGCTCAAGCGGTTCAACGCCGAGGGGTACGTCGGCTCGCTGGTCGCCCTGTCGATGGTGCGCGAGCTCTCGCCGGTGCTCTCGGCGCTGATCATGGCCGGCCGCTGCGGCTCGGCGATGGGCGCCGAGCTCGGGACGATGCGGGTTACCGAGCAGATCGATGCTCTCGAGGTCCAGGCGACGGATCCGATCCACTACCTGATGGTGCCGCGCGTCTGGGCGACGACGATCATGCTGCCGATGCTCGTCGGCCTCGCCAACGCGGTCGGCATCGCCGGCGGCTACGTCGTCTCGGTCATCCTGTTCGGCGCCAACCCGGTGACCTACCTCGACAACACCTTCCAGTTCATGGACTACGACGACGTCACCTCGGGACTCATCAAGGCCGCGGTGTTCGGTGCGCTGATCGCGCTGGTCGGCTGTCAGAAGGGGTACTTCACCACCGGCGGGGCCGAGGGCGTCGGACGCTCGACGACGCGGGCGGTCGTCCTGGCGTCGATCGCCATCCTGATCTCCGACTTCTTCCTCACCAAGCTGCTCTACTGA
- the alr gene encoding alanine racemase has protein sequence MPCPPPERASVLAEALRPAWLSVDLDALRANLGWLSQRTGGAARMAVVKANAYGHGAVEVSRALTAAGVEWLSVAMLEEAVELRRAGLESPILVFGALRPAQLPLVRKYRVTPSVVSLEQLAMWREAAPSLGPVELHLKVDTGMTRLGIDIKEMGEALAILRGAPLLRLTGLMSHFADADDLTSVRTADQERRFDDLVGALDPSLRVGLLTHLANSGGVLHRPAGTRGLVRLGLSLYGVDPARQIRDLVPVLSLAAEITLVREVPAGTRVGYGGRWTAARPSRLAIVPVGYADGYPWRLGAGSEALVAGQRVPLAGSVSMDMLAVDVTGTGATVGDPVVLLGCQGEATISVVELADRVGTIPYEILCLLGLRLPRRYLTAGRCLAECSPLLPGGGR, from the coding sequence ATGCCATGCCCGCCGCCTGAGCGTGCCTCCGTCCTCGCGGAGGCGCTGCGCCCGGCCTGGCTGAGCGTCGATCTCGACGCCCTGCGGGCGAACCTCGGCTGGCTCTCGCAACGCACCGGCGGCGCCGCGCGGATGGCGGTGGTGAAGGCCAACGCCTACGGCCACGGCGCGGTCGAGGTATCGCGCGCCCTCACCGCGGCAGGGGTCGAGTGGCTCTCCGTGGCGATGCTCGAAGAGGCGGTCGAGCTGCGGCGCGCCGGCCTCGAGAGCCCGATCCTCGTCTTCGGCGCACTTCGCCCCGCGCAGTTGCCGCTGGTGCGGAAGTACCGGGTCACGCCGTCGGTCGTCAGCCTCGAGCAGCTCGCGATGTGGCGCGAAGCGGCGCCGTCGCTCGGTCCGGTCGAGCTGCACCTCAAGGTCGACACCGGCATGACCCGCCTGGGGATCGACATCAAGGAGATGGGCGAGGCGCTGGCGATCTTGCGGGGAGCGCCGCTGCTGCGGCTGACCGGGCTGATGTCCCACTTCGCCGACGCCGACGATCTGACCAGCGTGCGGACGGCGGACCAGGAGCGGCGTTTCGACGACCTCGTCGGTGCCCTCGATCCGTCGCTGCGCGTCGGCCTGCTGACGCACCTCGCCAACAGCGGGGGAGTGCTCCACCGTCCGGCGGGGACCCGGGGTCTCGTCCGGCTCGGCCTCTCGCTCTACGGCGTGGACCCGGCGCGGCAGATCCGCGATCTGGTCCCCGTCCTCTCGCTCGCGGCGGAGATCACGCTCGTTCGGGAGGTGCCCGCCGGCACGCGAGTGGGCTACGGCGGGCGATGGACGGCTGCCCGGCCCTCGAGGTTGGCGATCGTCCCGGTCGGCTATGCGGACGGCTATCCGTGGCGGCTCGGGGCGGGAAGCGAGGCGCTCGTCGCAGGCCAGCGGGTGCCGCTCGCCGGGTCGGTGTCGATGGACATGCTCGCCGTCGACGTGACGGGTACCGGGGCAACGGTCGGCGACCCCGTCGTGTTGCTGGGGTGCCAGGGCGAGGCGACGATCTCCGTCGTCGAGCTCGCCGACCGGGTGGGGACGATCCCCTATGAGATCCTCTGCCTGCTCGGGCTGCGGCTCCCGCGGCGCTACCTCACCGCCGGACGGTGTCTTGCCGAGTGCTCGCCGCTGCTGCCTGGAGGAGGACGATGA
- the dnaB gene encoding replicative DNA helicase, whose translation MIETLQSPKSLPQSEESERAVLAAVMLDPRLLPTVSARMQVEDFYHERHRLIFQAMLDLQEQQVGVDLRTVQAKLEQAARLEAAGGLAYIATLEIDLPDLGRFEQYVEIVKERSVRRQLIETCRSITRDCLDGGVQAQEALGKAEQAVLSLGEQALKRGFVPFAKVVEETLEMLEERPGTALIGLPTGFVDLDRMTHGLNRGNLIILAGRPGMGKTSFALNIAQHVAIRQNKTVGVFSLEMGQQELALRILCSEADVQFSRLRAGHLSQQQWTKVIQTMRTIQRAPLFIDDSASPTILEVASKARRLKAEKQLELVIIDYLQLMQAGGRYENRTLEVAAITRSLKQLAKELDLPVVALSQLSRAPERRGAEHRPQLSDLRESGSIEQDADLVAFVFREEIYNDDPAVKGLAELIVAKHRNGMTGTVPLVFLGETTRFLSRDSHAMPAA comes from the coding sequence ATGATCGAAACGCTCCAGTCGCCCAAGTCGCTGCCGCAGAGCGAGGAGTCCGAACGCGCCGTGCTCGCCGCGGTGATGCTCGATCCGCGTCTGCTGCCGACCGTTTCGGCGCGGATGCAGGTCGAGGACTTCTACCACGAGCGGCACCGACTGATCTTCCAGGCGATGCTCGACCTGCAGGAGCAGCAGGTCGGCGTCGACCTGCGGACCGTGCAGGCGAAGCTCGAGCAGGCGGCGCGACTCGAGGCAGCTGGCGGTCTGGCCTACATCGCGACGCTGGAGATCGATCTACCCGATCTTGGTCGCTTCGAGCAGTACGTCGAGATCGTCAAGGAACGATCGGTGCGACGGCAACTGATCGAAACCTGCCGCTCGATCACCCGCGACTGCCTCGACGGGGGTGTCCAGGCGCAGGAGGCTCTCGGCAAGGCGGAGCAGGCGGTCCTGTCGCTCGGCGAGCAGGCGCTGAAGCGAGGATTCGTGCCGTTCGCCAAGGTGGTGGAGGAAACCCTCGAGATGCTCGAGGAGCGTCCCGGCACGGCGCTCATCGGTCTGCCCACCGGATTCGTCGACCTCGACCGGATGACCCACGGGCTCAATCGCGGCAACCTGATCATCCTCGCCGGCCGGCCCGGCATGGGCAAGACCAGCTTCGCGTTGAACATCGCCCAGCACGTGGCGATCCGCCAGAACAAGACGGTGGGCGTCTTCTCGCTCGAAATGGGACAGCAGGAGCTGGCACTGCGCATCCTCTGCTCGGAGGCCGACGTCCAGTTCAGCCGGTTGCGCGCCGGCCACCTCTCGCAGCAGCAGTGGACGAAGGTCATCCAGACGATGCGGACGATTCAGCGCGCCCCGCTGTTCATCGACGACTCGGCGAGCCCGACCATCCTCGAGGTCGCGTCGAAGGCGCGCCGGCTCAAGGCGGAAAAGCAGCTCGAGCTGGTGATCATCGACTACCTCCAGCTGATGCAGGCAGGTGGACGCTACGAGAACCGCACCCTCGAGGTGGCGGCGATCACGCGTTCGCTCAAGCAGCTCGCCAAGGAGCTCGACCTGCCGGTAGTGGCGCTTTCTCAGCTTTCGCGCGCCCCGGAGCGGCGCGGCGCCGAACACCGCCCGCAGCTCTCCGACCTGCGCGAAAGCGGTTCGATCGAGCAGGACGCCGACCTCGTCGCCTTCGTCTTTCGCGAGGAGATCTACAACGACGATCCGGCGGTCAAGGGGCTGGCCGAGTTGATCGTCGCCAAGCATCGCAACGGGATGACCGGCACCGTGCCGCTCGTCTTCCTCGGCGAGACCACCCGTTTCCTCAGCCGCGATTCCCATGCCATGCCCGCCGCCTGA
- a CDS encoding YraN family protein produces the protein MSGSLPEFERQPHRRAKGGVAETEAASYLERCGFRILARNVVTHAGEIDLVASEGETLCFVEVKARASARFGPAIAAIGREKQRRLARAASLYLLRHPWSGPCRFDALGLDAGPHGWTITLVRDAFQVAATS, from the coding sequence ATGAGCGGGAGTCTGCCGGAGTTCGAGCGACAGCCCCACCGCCGTGCCAAGGGCGGTGTCGCGGAGACGGAGGCGGCGAGCTACCTCGAGCGTTGCGGCTTTCGCATCCTTGCCCGGAACGTCGTCACCCATGCCGGCGAGATCGACCTCGTGGCGAGCGAGGGCGAGACGCTCTGCTTCGTCGAGGTGAAGGCGCGAGCGAGCGCTCGCTTCGGCCCGGCGATCGCCGCGATCGGTCGGGAGAAGCAGCGCCGGCTCGCCCGCGCCGCGTCGCTCTATCTGCTGCGGCACCCCTGGAGCGGCCCCTGTCGCTTCGATGCCCTCGGCCTCGATGCGGGTCCGCACGGGTGGACCATCACGTTGGTGCGAGATGCCTTCCAGGTCGCCGCGACGTCTTGA
- a CDS encoding cysteine--tRNA ligase, whose translation MANLSFFNTLGRHLEPFAPIVAGEVKLYTCGPTVYSHVHIGNLRTFLFEDLLRRTLEHFGYRVLHVMNLTDVDDKTIRGALEHGVSLAAYTAPYIESFFADLDALHVRRAEIYPRATAHVPEMIALVEQLIERGHAYESDGSVWFRIGSDDDYGRLSGFDLAEARRGDRVASDEYEKEDVRDFVLWKAAKAGEPSWDSPWGPGRPGWHIECSAMSMKYLGERLDIHCGGVDNIFPHHENEIAQSESATGVPFVRTWMHSEHLVVDGEKMSKSLGNQFTLADLSARGCSLRAVRYLMLSVHYRQKLNFTFPALDAASAALRRIDDFRFRLAHAPEAGAGDAALANASAAFVERFDACLMDDLNAAGALGALFDWVREGNSAIDRGLGVGDRERALASLARAEAVFGVLDAASWSTGEEASDEAAIVALVEEREQARRRRDWAAADRLRAELDALAVVVEDTPQGPRWKRR comes from the coding sequence ATGGCCAACCTGTCCTTCTTCAATACGCTCGGCCGACATCTCGAACCCTTCGCACCGATCGTCGCGGGCGAGGTCAAGCTCTACACCTGCGGCCCGACGGTCTACAGCCACGTCCACATCGGCAACCTCCGGACCTTCCTGTTCGAGGACCTGCTGCGCCGGACCCTCGAGCACTTCGGCTACCGCGTCCTCCACGTGATGAACCTCACCGACGTGGACGACAAGACGATCCGTGGTGCGCTGGAACACGGTGTGTCGCTCGCCGCCTACACCGCTCCCTACATCGAGTCCTTCTTCGCCGACCTCGACGCGCTGCACGTGCGGCGCGCCGAGATCTACCCGCGCGCCACCGCGCACGTGCCCGAGATGATCGCCCTGGTCGAGCAACTGATCGAGCGCGGCCATGCCTACGAGAGCGACGGCTCGGTCTGGTTCCGCATCGGGAGCGACGACGACTACGGGCGCCTTTCCGGTTTCGACCTCGCCGAAGCGAGGCGCGGCGACCGCGTGGCGAGCGACGAGTACGAGAAGGAGGACGTCCGGGACTTCGTGCTGTGGAAGGCCGCGAAAGCGGGTGAGCCGTCCTGGGATTCGCCCTGGGGCCCCGGCAGGCCCGGATGGCACATCGAGTGCTCGGCGATGAGCATGAAGTACCTCGGTGAGCGCCTCGACATCCACTGCGGCGGCGTCGACAACATCTTTCCCCATCACGAGAACGAGATCGCCCAGAGCGAGTCGGCCACCGGCGTGCCCTTCGTGCGGACGTGGATGCACTCCGAGCATCTCGTGGTCGACGGCGAGAAGATGTCGAAGTCGCTCGGCAACCAGTTCACCCTGGCCGATCTCTCGGCGCGCGGCTGTTCCCTGCGCGCCGTCCGCTACCTGATGCTCTCGGTGCACTACCGGCAGAAGCTGAATTTCACCTTCCCGGCGCTCGACGCGGCGTCGGCGGCGCTGCGCCGCATCGACGACTTCCGTTTCCGGCTCGCTCATGCCCCGGAGGCGGGAGCAGGCGACGCGGCCCTGGCCAACGCCTCGGCGGCGTTCGTCGAACGGTTCGACGCCTGCCTGATGGACGACCTGAACGCCGCCGGTGCGCTCGGCGCGCTATTCGACTGGGTTCGCGAGGGGAATTCGGCGATCGACCGCGGCCTCGGGGTCGGCGACCGCGAGCGCGCTCTCGCGTCGCTTGCTCGTGCCGAGGCGGTGTTCGGCGTTCTCGACGCGGCGAGTTGGAGCACTGGCGAGGAGGCCTCGGACGAGGCGGCCATCGTCGCTCTGGTGGAGGAGCGCGAGCAGGCCCGGCGCCGGCGGGACTGGGCTGCCGCGGATCGCCTGCGCGCCGAGCTCGACGCCCTCGCCGTGGTGGTCGAGGACACTCCGCAGGGGCCGCGCTGGAAGCGTCGATGA
- the def gene encoding peptide deformylase, with protein MAVRPIVLFPDPVLRLRCRPVERFDAALVELVNDLIETCHAAPGLGLAAPQIGVDLRVAVVDTSVGADPTALHVLVNPQVVERNGEQADSEGCLSIPDLTERIERSERVLVRALDANGQPVEIAGEGLLARALCHEIDHLDGVLFIDYLRGLRRELMLRRLRRTFGEFSPADVPRAPLPF; from the coding sequence ATGGCCGTGCGGCCGATCGTCCTCTTCCCGGATCCGGTCCTGCGCCTGCGCTGCCGCCCCGTCGAACGGTTCGACGCTGCGCTCGTCGAGCTGGTGAACGACCTGATCGAGACCTGTCATGCGGCTCCGGGGTTGGGGCTCGCGGCACCGCAGATCGGCGTCGACCTGAGAGTCGCCGTCGTCGACACCTCGGTCGGTGCCGACCCGACGGCGCTCCACGTGCTGGTCAATCCGCAGGTGGTGGAGCGCAACGGCGAGCAGGCCGACTCCGAGGGCTGCCTGTCGATTCCGGACTTGACCGAGCGGATCGAGCGCTCCGAGCGCGTGCTGGTGCGCGCTCTCGACGCGAACGGCCAGCCGGTCGAAATCGCCGGCGAGGGGCTGCTCGCACGCGCTCTCTGTCACGAGATCGACCACCTCGACGGTGTGTTGTTCATCGACTACCTCCGCGGCCTGCGCCGCGAGCTGATGCTGCGACGCCTGCGGCGGACCTTCGGCGAGTTCTCTCCGGCCGACGTTCCGCGCGCGCCGCTGCCGTTCTGA
- a CDS encoding cyclic nucleotide-binding domain-containing protein gives MFKKLFGGGSGSPSDAEYTIEDLIVLERYDDAEAQLQAKVKKNPHDLYAHLKLAEIHVVRKQWLKAIDEFSYVADCYADDGFYDKGIAILAKAAKLAPLDEGVQKRIARLQALKRLEHSRSFFIDALGMMANRAESPLDRLSPVEIQSMWKRLGPTRFFLALPGEQLKRLIAEMSFRTFAAGLTIASRHGTDRVLYLLVSGTVEAILEQSQGDPISLRNFTSGDLLGEWPLLEQRPWPATLLARDEVQTLVLGREGLEKALLGNQDPRGLLDALRSQRNDQELAMAIRRLEAPR, from the coding sequence GTGTTCAAGAAGCTTTTCGGCGGAGGCTCGGGCTCGCCGTCCGACGCGGAGTACACGATCGAGGACTTGATCGTCCTCGAACGCTATGACGACGCCGAAGCCCAGTTGCAGGCGAAGGTCAAGAAGAACCCGCACGACCTCTACGCTCACCTCAAGCTGGCGGAGATCCATGTCGTCCGCAAGCAGTGGCTGAAGGCGATCGACGAGTTCAGCTACGTCGCCGACTGCTACGCCGACGACGGTTTCTACGACAAGGGCATCGCCATTCTCGCCAAGGCCGCCAAGCTCGCCCCGCTCGACGAGGGCGTGCAAAAGAGGATTGCGCGACTGCAGGCCCTCAAGCGGCTCGAGCACAGCCGATCGTTCTTCATCGACGCGCTCGGGATGATGGCCAATCGCGCCGAGAGCCCGCTCGACCGGCTCTCGCCGGTCGAGATCCAGAGCATGTGGAAGCGCCTGGGTCCGACACGGTTCTTCCTGGCGCTGCCGGGCGAGCAGCTCAAGCGCCTCATCGCCGAGATGAGCTTCCGCACCTTCGCCGCCGGCCTGACGATCGCCTCGCGCCACGGGACCGATCGCGTGCTCTACCTGCTGGTCTCCGGCACCGTCGAGGCGATCCTCGAGCAGTCGCAGGGCGATCCGATCAGCCTGCGGAACTTCACCTCCGGGGATCTGCTGGGCGAATGGCCGTTGCTCGAGCAGCGGCCGTGGCCCGCCACGCTGTTGGCGCGTGACGAGGTCCAGACCCTGGTTCTCGGCCGTGAGGGCCTGGAGAAGGCCCTGCTCGGCAACCAGGACCCGCGTGGCCTGCTCGATGCCCTCCGCTCGCAGCGCAACGACCAGGAACTGGCGATGGCGATCCGCCGGCTCGAGGCGCCTCGCTGA